The Mya arenaria isolate MELC-2E11 chromosome 15, ASM2691426v1 genomic sequence AAGTTCATGCAAGAAATCAGACTTGCAGCTAGTTTTCACACTTACATTTTACCCTAatacttatttttaacattgacatTAAGGTGCACTGCTTGTGGGGTTTACGACATGCAACACCCTACATATACGGACTCTGATAAggtgtgtttttaaatacatttagaaCTACAAAAATTATCTATAACACATTCAATAAGTAGCACGAGTGTATCTATTGTACACCATATATGCATCCAGTACGTTAACTAACTACATAAACTAAATAACACCACACGTACGTACGAGACGTAGATTTAAAGCACATTGAGTTCAGATATTAGAAAGTTAACAAACATACGATCCATGATCGATACAGGCTAAAAAGAGTCgacattcttttattttatttatacagaatgtcaatgttttacctttatttaaattgatacacttgtatttgtttttgtcctGGATAACTGTTCGACACGACCAGCTTTTGACCGTCCTTGGACACAGCAACTGCCCTTGGATAGTTCTTGTTAACCTTACATGAACCGATAACCCTCCCTGTAGGAGACAGCTGCACCAACACACAGTCCTCGGGACCTACACTAAGTCCACGAGGATTTTTGATACTGTCATCTTTTACCACTGTGGTAACACAGATCGTACCGCTGACATCATGGAAAGATACAGAGTTGTCCAATGCGTCACTCAGAACTACGATTTGACGGTTAGGAATGAAAGTGGTGGCGCTTCCaaattcatcaaatttatagtttttttcgGGTAGTTTTGGTTCAAATTCTTCCTCTTCATGCAGCTAGTTTACACAATTACATTTgacccatatatatatatacacattgacaTTAACGTTGTACAGTACTTGTTGGGTTTACACCGAGGTTTTCGACATGCAACACCCTACATTTACATACATTGATATGGtctatgtttttttatacatttaaaactaaacaaGTAACCCATAACATATTCAATAAGAAGCATGAGCGTATctattatacaaatatgtttgaacTTTCAACCAGTACGAAACTTAGTACTTGTACCCAACAACTCGACActagaatttacaaaaaaatatatgattccAGGTGTCCGTGTAGGATACAGGAATCGACGTTAGAGGGTGGTAACGTGGGGGGTGCAATCTTTTGGTTTGCGTCCCTCTCTCAAAACCGTAATTTATtcggtttaaagtgttggcaagGGGATGGGGCGGTCCccaaagaaaatattaacaattactagtccgaaatggtgcgtTTGAGGTGCATGTTAGTACTGTTTTCTCCcgtattgaaattaaaagtaaacttggacgattgtAGCGGGTGGGGCGGCGCCGGGTGCGCTTCCTGGATCCGCTAGAGGTTACATCCAGTACGATAACTAACTACATGTACTAAATAACACGACACGTGTTTACTTTACCTCTGCTCATTAGATTTAAAGCACATCGATTTCAGATATCAAGAAAGTTAATGACCATACGATCCTTGATCGATACAGGCTAAAACaagtcaactttttttctttatcaatgcagaatatcaatattttatatttattttaattggtaCACTTGTAGTGTTTGTCCTTTCAAGCTGTTCGACACAACAAGCTTTTGACCGTCCTTGGACACAGCAACTGTCCGTGGAAATGTCATGTCAACCTTACATGAACCAATCACTCTCCCTGTAGGAGACAGCTGCACAATAGAGTCAGTATCCTCActacacacaaacacacagtTCCCGGGACCTACACAAAGTCCACGAGGAGATTTGATGCAATCATCTTTCACAACTGTGGTAACACAGAGCGTACCGCTAATGTCATGGAAAGATACAGAGTTGTCCAGTGCGTCACTTACAACTACGATTTGACGGTTAGGAATGTAAGTGGTGGTGCTTCCaaattcatcaaatttatagtttttttcgGTTAGTTTTGGTTCAAATTCTTCCTCTTCAGATGCTGAAACTATGCAGGCTGGATACCTGTCGTCATATGTCGATGCACAGAGACGTTCGTCAGATATGATCGATATCGAATTCTTTGGACGGGAGTATTTCTTAGTTTGTAGtacatttattgtattatttatgctTAATTCAGAAAATACGATTTCATTGAAGCTTGTATAAGCAAATGTGTCATCTCTTAAACATGCAACATGATATGGTATATCTGTTTTTTTTAGTTGCTAGTACATCTCCAAGTGGAGTGAACCGATGGCATCCCCGTTGTGTACGACAGAAAGCAATGACTTGTTGATTTCGAAAATGATATCCAGAACATATTGGTCGGACTCCTGTTTGGAAATCGTATTTTTGTGTTGTcttatttttttggtaaacagATGCATTCTACAGGAATCATCACTGTATGTAGCTAATGTTGTATCAGTATCTTTAGTAATGGCCGTTCGATTTATTTTCGCGTCAGCTATTTTCTTTGATTCAATCTTGACTGCATCAAGGGTACTCTGAACAACGTTGCACTTGAAATCATCAAACAGTTTATCTATTTCATTCTTCATGATGTCAATTTGTTCGGGAATGACCTTAACCTGGCTGTGGTAATCTTGGATTCGTTTTTCATcacctttttcaatattttcacacAATCCACGAATATTTGAAAGCGACAATTTCCCACCTGATTTGATATCTGTGACTTCAGTGCACTGCTTATGGTACATTACAACACAGAGTCCACAGCACATTTCATCGTGGTCTACACAGTATATGTTTACATCCTGCTTGTGTTTGATGCATATTTTCCTTTGGCCTTCTTCCAAACCTTGTAGATCGTGTCCAACCATTATATCATTCAAGGAGTGGTTCATTGTGCACTCCTCACACTGGTGTTGTTGGCAGGTTTTACACAGCACCACCGCATCATTCCACCTCCCGTTGGTTCTACATGGATCACAACGTTTCCCCTTCCGACCGGGAACGTTATCGTCGGCACACGTTTGATCCGAGTCTGGAGACCTTCCGCCAACTTGGTCGTGTACATTTGTTTGGAAGCCTTCAGCCATgtctttacaaaaaaatgtttttgacaagAAACATATTTAACTTATAAACGGATGATGTGTTCATCGCAATCCCGAAAGCattaatgtttaacaatatCAAACTCTTAAGTAATATTTGTCCTTCTTATCACAAAGTAAAGGCATGCGCAAATCAATATTGAGTTAAGAAATTGGTTCACAGCCAGCAAACTTTTATGAAAGAGGCATGCATAACACGCTTGGTTGTCTACATTTTCGTATCACCTGTTATGCAAGCAATACATACAGACAACTTTTGCCTAAAGTGACGTTACAGTTATTATGACATTCAAAACGTAAATATGATTATGAAGACGCACAAAATCGCCCTATATGAATATTATCTCCCATATGTTATTCAACTTTTCTTGccattttgaaacttttttccaatataatttttacaattattggTGTATtgcatatcattttattatatttgtattacatcTTTACTCAGATCAACGTATTATAAAAGCGCGGATGATTGTTTCCGTTATTGCAAAACAGGGATTAGTGTTGATTCGGGTTCCGGAGGAATGTTGTATTTTACTAAATATGTATAGATTGTGTCATTCATTATATACTTGATTGAGCACTCCACACACTGGTGTTGTCGACATGTGTTACACAGCACCACCGCTTCTTTCCACCTCCCATTGGTTTTACAACGTTTTCCTTTTCGATCAGGAACGTTGTCGTCGGCAAAAGTTGCATGCTTATGGTGGATAAAAATTTGCTGATGTGCAACTTGACCTTACTGCTAGGGTGTATACCATtctaatattgttataaattatgcagaatataataaaaaaacaactgatttGGACGCACAACGCCGTTATTATCAGTGTATCAGGGGTCGGGGAAAATTCCCCCGTGGGTATTTCATGAGATAAAAATGCAATCATATCCTATAAAAATGcaatgctaaaatatttcattaaagctATCGTACTCCTTTCAGCTGGTACATTTGAAGGTATCATTTATACACATTATTGAATCTTTTGTTTTAGAATGAAACAACTCTGAACTAAtacagtttaaatgttttgtaacagaattaagatatttatttcgatagtcacaaacatttctttatcatttttccAAAACGAAAGTTTTATCAATGTGATTGTGTCAAATGTACTTCCTTTATACAAACTATTGGCGTTCAATTAAAGTCATTCATTCTTACTAATCGCCACTACATAAAGACGTTCAAAAATACCCCAGGGGTAATTTGCCAACACTGATATATTTGCAAATCTGGGCAAATTATCAGcatataaatgcaacaatagACAAAAGAAGTTCCGATAGTTTATGCCCGCGACAATGTTAAACCgtcagatatacatgtacacttttTGTAAATCTCGGAGGATTTCCTCACAACGTAGTATTGGACATAGGTAACAGTATCGGTCAGAaacacttttatattaaaaataagaaaggcTCCGAGATCGTTTTCACTTCATGCTCATTAGTCCTAAAGTATAAACGAAatcttttaataaatacttgcaAGTAGTTTATTACAtaagattattgtttttatactcAATACAATACTATATGCATTATGTACATATGATAACAATGTTTCTTTTCGCTCATCTCTGATCGATACTTCCACCTTTGGTCTAAGACAAACACCCTCTGCTGAAATAATTCCCACTGAGATAGCTATTAGTCGACAAACGGTTACAGGTATGATATTAGAGTATGCGATATCTCAAGCTATCTGACACACTTATTGATCAAAGATAGATTGACTAtagttttgaaaagaaaaaaaatatgtcgtGCAAATGAACGATGATTGCAAAAATCACCCAAAATGCGATAGTGTTCTTCTCGGGCGAAAGGGTACGATGGTCTCATATGAGTAAATACTCAGTGGTTGCTTTAAACAAGCATTCTTTTATATAGCCTATCAGATCACTAGGTAAGTTCTCTGTCCTGCAGTAAAACACTGTTTTATAGTTCTTATACGTCTACACAAGGGTATTTTTAGAGTGGCAACAGTACACGAACCTTTGCTTTACCTTTACTCTCAGGTGAAAGATGTACGTATATAAAATGTCCATACAGTTTGCTATTGCATTGTTTAGTACCTTTATATTTGAAAGACCTTCGTCTCGAAACGCATAAATGTTGGAACGACAGTGCACTCTGAATTTATAGTTTCACATTTCACTAATATTTTTATGACCgagaataaatattgaaacaaaataataaacaccgTTTGTCATGGTATCCAAGGTTAAGATGAAAGCAAGTAATTATAAGTGTGGCTAGTtacatatttattcttttataaaatcaacCGTTGAATATTAtctcttaaacattgcaaagtTTCATTGATTCTGCTTCcgttttatctaaaaaaacaatcataaaatatttaattcgtGTACCTCGCAAACTCATGTTAGACTAAAAAAACGCATTAATTTATCATCTTATAGATATAACAAGTTTCAAGGTTTCAAGCACCTTAAATacatagtttaaggaatgtttggtgtgataatcccctgctgtgcatcttctgctaattgcactggtgtaggggccaatttcctgtatattggTTTACTGGCTTATGGCCATTCAGGgtcaaatattataatgaaacctccaaaactgcacagcaggatactcaggcTGGAGATCTGATaggagggatcaaggcaagtagatttaggtcaatacacagaggttgtgaaCTATGCCCcgacgtgtacacgtcaacataacatatgagccaatTCTCACgggtacacgtcaacataacatatgagcaaCTTCTCCCTCGGACACGTCAACATatcatatgagccacttctcacctgtacaagtcaacataacatatgagccacttctcacgtgtacacgtcaacataacatatgagccacttctcacgtgtacacgtcaacataacatatgagccacatCTCACGTGTACaagtcaacataacatatgagccacttctcacgtgaacacgtcaacataacatatcaaccacttctcacgtgtacacgtcaacataacatatgagccacttctcacgtgaaCACGTCAACATTACATATCaaccacttctcacgtgtacaagtcaacataacatatgagccatttctcacgtgtacacgtcaacataacataagagccacttctcacgtgtacacgtcaacatgacatatgagccacttctcacgtgtacaagTCAatataacatatgagccacttctcatgtgaacacgtcaacataacatatcagccacttctcacgtgtacacgtcaacataacatattagCCAcatctcacgtgtacacgtcaacatatcatatgagccacttttcacctgtacacgtcaacataacatatgagccacttctcacctgtacacgtcaacatatcATATGaaccacttctcacgtgtacatgTCAACATatcatatgagccacttctcacgtgtacacgtcaacatataaTATGAGCCACTactcacctgtacacgtcaagaTATCATATCagccacttctcacctgtacactTCAACATATCATATG encodes the following:
- the LOC128219366 gene encoding uncharacterized protein LOC128219366; translation: MAEGFQTNVHDQVGGRSPDSDQTCADDNVPGRKGKRCDPCRTNGRWNDAVVLCKTCQQHQCEECTMNHSLNDIMVGHDLQGLEEGQRKICIKHKQDVNIYCVDHDEMCCGLCVVMYHKQCTEVTDIKSGGKLSLSNIRGLCENIEKGDEKRIQDYHSQVKVIPEQIDIMKNEIDKLFDDFKCNVVQSTLDAVKIESKKIADAKINRTAITKDTDTTLATYSDDSCRMHLFTKKIRQHKNTISKQESDQYVLDIIFEINKSLLSVVHNGDAIGSLHLEMY